From a region of the Mycobacterium sp. SMC-8 genome:
- a CDS encoding virulence factor Mce family protein yields the protein MRVLEGSNRIRGGLMGIIILVIVIGVGQSFASVPMLFATPTYYAEFTDTGGINTGDKVRIAGVDVGTVRSLEIDGDRVRIGYNLGGTEIGTESRAAIRTDTILGRRNLEIEPRGSDPLRANDVLPVGQTTTPYQIYDAFFDVSNNTAGWDTETVRDSLNVLSETIDQTYPHLSAALDGVARFSDTIGKRDDQIKQLLANANKVAGVLGNRSEQINQLFVNGQTLLAAINERNYAVSRLLENVDTFSAQVKGFIDDNPNLNRVLEQLRVITDVLAERKLDLADTLSSLSKFMVSLGEALASGPYFKVMLVNLAPYWILQPFVDAAFKKRGIDPQEFWRNAGLPAFRFPDPNGVGFENGAPPPAPTPIEGTPENPGPAVPPGSPCSYTPPADGLPTPGNPLPCAGLTQGPYGPVPGGYPPPNVATSEPNIHGPQPSPGVPAAAIPGQLSPDVPGVRPPLPPAPPGARTVPLEPQPSPPDFTPGIAPLPPALTGPPPPPGPGPAPAPAGQPVLPGNPPFLPPGSQG from the coding sequence ATGAGAGTCCTGGAGGGTTCCAACCGCATCCGCGGCGGGTTGATGGGCATCATCATCCTGGTCATCGTCATCGGCGTCGGTCAGAGTTTCGCGAGCGTACCGATGCTGTTCGCCACGCCGACCTACTACGCCGAGTTCACCGACACCGGCGGCATCAACACCGGAGACAAGGTCAGGATCGCCGGTGTGGACGTCGGCACGGTGCGCTCACTGGAGATCGACGGCGACCGGGTGCGAATCGGCTACAACCTGGGCGGGACCGAGATCGGCACCGAGAGCCGGGCGGCGATCCGCACCGACACGATCCTGGGCCGGCGCAACCTCGAGATCGAGCCGCGTGGTTCAGACCCGTTGCGCGCCAACGATGTACTGCCGGTCGGGCAGACCACCACGCCGTACCAGATCTACGACGCGTTCTTCGACGTCAGCAACAACACCGCCGGCTGGGACACCGAGACGGTCCGCGATTCGCTGAACGTGCTATCCGAGACCATCGACCAGACCTATCCGCACCTGAGCGCGGCGCTCGACGGGGTGGCCCGGTTCTCCGACACGATCGGAAAGCGCGACGACCAGATCAAGCAGCTGCTGGCCAACGCCAACAAGGTGGCCGGGGTTCTCGGCAACCGCAGCGAACAAATCAACCAGCTGTTCGTCAACGGGCAGACACTGCTCGCCGCGATCAACGAGCGCAACTACGCGGTGAGCCGGCTGCTCGAAAACGTCGACACGTTCTCGGCCCAGGTGAAGGGCTTCATCGACGACAACCCGAACCTCAACCGTGTGCTCGAGCAGCTGCGGGTGATCACCGACGTGCTGGCCGAGCGCAAGCTCGACCTCGCCGACACGCTGTCGTCGCTGTCGAAGTTCATGGTGTCGCTGGGTGAGGCGCTCGCCTCGGGCCCGTACTTCAAGGTCATGCTGGTCAACCTGGCGCCGTACTGGATCCTGCAGCCGTTCGTGGACGCCGCGTTCAAGAAGCGCGGGATCGACCCGCAGGAGTTCTGGCGCAACGCCGGCCTGCCCGCATTCCGGTTCCCCGACCCCAACGGTGTCGGTTTCGAGAACGGCGCACCGCCGCCCGCCCCGACGCCGATCGAGGGAACCCCGGAGAACCCGGGGCCCGCGGTGCCGCCGGGATCCCCGTGCTCGTACACCCCGCCCGCCGACGGCCTGCCGACACCCGGCAACCCGCTGCCGTGCGCGGGTCTGACCCAGGGTCCGTACGGTCCGGTGCCCGGCGGGTACCCGCCGCCCAACGTCGCCACGTCGGAACCGAACATCCATGGGCCGCAACCGTCTCCGGGTGTTCCGGCCGCGGCGATCCCCGGCCAGCTGTCCCCTGACGTCCCGGGGGTGCGGCCTCCGCTGCCGCCCGCGCCGCCGGGGGCACGCACCGTGCCGCTGGAACCGCAGCCGTCACCGCCGGACTTCACCCCCGGCATCGCGCCGTTGCCGCCGGCCCTGACCGGACCGCCGCCACCACCCGGGCCCGGCCCGGCTCCCGCCCCCGCGGGCCAGCCAGTGCTGCCAGGTAATCCGCCGTTCCTCCCACCGGGATCGCAAGGGTAG
- a CDS encoding mammalian cell entry protein, which yields MSPVRRIAADADDHDGGAAERTVADDYFRLEPKAPVRWGLPLVSVLAALVVVAAIAAATLMLVRQLDDRREAVNEASALGYTSEFMVMYTSLDPFNANDYADRVAAQATGEFAKNFADRLNEILVQVARSEPSTGEVLAAGVQRWNDDGSADVLIATKVTSKSPDGKSTVESGSRWVATTIKEGQQWKISNLVQVI from the coding sequence GTGAGCCCGGTACGCAGGATCGCCGCCGACGCCGACGATCACGACGGCGGAGCCGCCGAGCGCACCGTCGCCGACGACTATTTCCGCCTCGAACCCAAAGCGCCTGTCCGGTGGGGGCTTCCGCTGGTGTCGGTACTTGCCGCGCTGGTCGTGGTCGCGGCCATCGCCGCCGCCACGCTCATGCTCGTCCGCCAGCTCGACGACCGCCGGGAGGCGGTCAACGAGGCCTCGGCGCTGGGTTACACCAGCGAGTTCATGGTGATGTACACCAGCCTGGACCCGTTCAACGCCAACGACTACGCCGATCGCGTCGCCGCCCAGGCCACCGGCGAGTTCGCCAAGAACTTCGCAGACCGGCTCAACGAGATCCTGGTGCAGGTGGCCCGGTCGGAGCCGAGCACCGGTGAGGTGCTGGCCGCGGGAGTGCAGCGCTGGAACGACGACGGAAGCGCCGACGTGCTGATCGCGACCAAGGTCACCTCGAAGAGCCCGGACGGGAAGTCGACGGTCGAAAGCGGAAGCCGTTGGGTCGCAACGACGATCAAGGAGGGACAGCAGTGGAAGATCAGCAACCTGGTTCAGGTGATCTGA
- a CDS encoding RDD family protein — protein MTAVLNTTPTVPAQEPTAQVPLASWPARAGALAVDTLPALGVMATGALLALTAPSDGWARWVFTAVAALAFVLVVVNRVVWPALRGWTLGRALFGIAVRGPDGGAVGVSRLAAREVAHLLDTAALCIGWLWPLWDRRRRTFADLLARTQVLRVERPHRDMRRLVATVLVASAAVSVSVAGLGYAVLYRQEQALDTAREQVAAQGPRIVEQMLSYGADTMIDDFARAQALTTDGYRPQLIAQQQAVQGGGATSNEYWAVSSAVLTDPPVTAGRVSMLLAMQGQRGNNPEDMKFITATVRVDFEKSSDGQWKVANLTVLKKPLMNVPGQ, from the coding sequence GTGACGGCGGTGCTGAACACGACCCCGACCGTCCCCGCGCAGGAACCGACCGCGCAGGTGCCGCTGGCCTCGTGGCCGGCCCGGGCGGGTGCGCTGGCGGTCGACACGCTGCCCGCGCTCGGCGTGATGGCCACGGGCGCGCTGCTGGCGTTGACCGCGCCGTCCGACGGCTGGGCCCGGTGGGTGTTCACCGCCGTCGCCGCGCTGGCGTTCGTGTTGGTGGTGGTCAACCGGGTGGTGTGGCCGGCGCTCAGAGGATGGACGCTGGGGCGGGCGCTGTTCGGTATCGCGGTGCGCGGCCCCGACGGCGGCGCCGTAGGGGTTTCGCGGCTGGCCGCGCGCGAGGTCGCGCATCTGCTGGACACCGCCGCGCTGTGCATCGGTTGGTTGTGGCCGCTGTGGGACCGGCGGCGGCGCACCTTCGCCGATCTGCTGGCGCGAACCCAGGTTCTTCGCGTCGAGCGGCCGCACCGCGACATGCGCCGGCTGGTGGCCACGGTCCTGGTCGCGTCGGCCGCGGTGTCGGTCTCGGTGGCCGGTCTGGGTTATGCGGTGCTGTACCGCCAGGAACAGGCGCTGGACACCGCCCGGGAGCAGGTCGCCGCGCAGGGACCGCGCATTGTCGAGCAGATGCTGAGCTACGGCGCGGACACCATGATCGATGACTTCGCCAGGGCGCAGGCGCTGACCACCGACGGGTACCGGCCGCAGCTGATCGCCCAGCAGCAGGCGGTGCAGGGCGGCGGCGCGACCAGCAACGAGTACTGGGCCGTCAGCAGTGCGGTGCTGACCGATCCCCCTGTCACCGCGGGGCGGGTGTCGATGCTGTTGGCGATGCAGGGCCAGCGCGGCAACAATCCCGAGGACATGAAGTTCATCACCGCGACGGTCCGGGTCGACTTCGAGAAGTCGAGCGACGGACAGTGGAAGGTGGCGAACCTGACCGTGCTGAAGAAGCCGCTGATGAATGTGCCGGGCCAGTGA
- a CDS encoding virulence factor Mce family protein — translation MSTVFNVRNLKGPGAARTFIIGAIVIVLVIIAALLGWNLYKKATTKTAVAYFTQTLAIYPGDKVQIMGVQVGTIDKIEPAGDKMKVTFHYENKYKVPQDATASILNPSLVASRTIQLSPPYTGGPVLEDGAVLDLDRTQVPVEYDDLRDSISRLLTDLGPTPQQPKGPFGDIIESAADGFAGKGEQLNKTLNNLSEALFALNEGRGDFFSVIKSLAMFVNALHRSDQQFVALNNDLAQFTSAFTDTDREVANALQDLNELLTTTRNFVNENGEVLAHDVQNLADVTNAILQPEPRDGLETALHAYPNVAANLMNISSPNAGGIVTLPVISNFANPMQFLCSAIQAGSRLGYQDSAELCAQYLGPILDSIKFNYLPFGANQLQTAMTLPKQIAYSEERLRPPPGYKDTTVPGIFSRDTLFSHGNHEPGWIVAPGMQGVEVQPFTKNMLTPESLAELMGGPDIVPPPAPPAFGTTRGGNLPGPPNAFDQNNPLPPPWYPQPGPPPAPAPGVVPGNPAPVSAPAAPAAPAPAAPSGPLLPAEAGG, via the coding sequence ATGTCGACAGTCTTCAACGTCCGAAACCTCAAGGGACCCGGAGCGGCCCGCACGTTCATCATCGGCGCGATCGTGATCGTGCTCGTGATCATCGCGGCGCTCCTGGGCTGGAACCTGTACAAGAAGGCGACCACCAAGACCGCGGTCGCCTACTTCACCCAGACGCTGGCGATCTATCCCGGTGACAAGGTCCAGATCATGGGCGTGCAGGTCGGGACGATCGACAAGATCGAGCCCGCCGGCGACAAGATGAAGGTCACCTTCCACTATGAGAACAAGTACAAGGTGCCCCAGGATGCGACCGCGTCGATCCTGAACCCGAGCCTGGTGGCGTCGCGCACGATCCAGCTGTCCCCGCCCTACACCGGCGGCCCGGTGCTCGAAGACGGCGCCGTGCTCGACCTCGACCGCACCCAGGTGCCGGTCGAGTACGACGATCTGCGCGACTCGATCAGCAGGTTGCTGACTGATCTGGGCCCGACCCCCCAACAGCCGAAGGGCCCGTTCGGCGACATCATCGAGTCGGCGGCCGACGGCTTCGCCGGCAAGGGTGAACAGCTGAACAAGACCCTGAACAACCTGTCGGAGGCGCTGTTCGCGCTCAACGAGGGCCGCGGGGACTTCTTCAGCGTGATCAAGAGCCTGGCGATGTTCGTCAACGCGCTGCATCGCAGCGATCAGCAGTTCGTCGCGCTGAACAACGACCTCGCGCAGTTCACCAGCGCGTTCACCGACACCGACCGCGAGGTGGCCAACGCGCTGCAGGATCTGAACGAATTGCTCACCACCACAAGGAATTTCGTCAACGAGAACGGTGAGGTGCTGGCGCACGACGTGCAGAACCTGGCCGATGTGACCAACGCGATCCTGCAGCCCGAGCCGCGTGACGGCTTGGAGACCGCGCTGCACGCGTACCCGAACGTGGCCGCGAACCTGATGAACATCTCATCGCCGAACGCCGGCGGCATCGTGACCTTGCCGGTGATCTCGAACTTCGCCAACCCGATGCAGTTCCTGTGCAGCGCGATCCAGGCGGGCAGCAGGCTGGGCTACCAGGATTCGGCGGAGCTGTGCGCGCAGTACCTCGGGCCGATCCTCGACTCGATCAAGTTCAACTACCTGCCGTTCGGCGCGAATCAGCTGCAGACGGCGATGACGCTGCCCAAGCAGATCGCCTACTCCGAGGAGCGACTGCGCCCGCCGCCGGGATACAAGGACACCACCGTGCCGGGCATCTTCTCGCGCGACACCTTGTTCTCGCACGGCAACCACGAGCCCGGCTGGATCGTCGCTCCCGGCATGCAGGGCGTCGAGGTGCAGCCGTTCACCAAGAACATGCTGACCCCGGAGTCGCTCGCCGAGCTGATGGGCGGCCCGGACATCGTGCCGCCGCCGGCTCCGCCGGCGTTCGGCACCACCCGCGGCGGCAACCTGCCCGGCCCGCCGAACGCGTTCGACCAAAACAACCCGCTGCCGCCGCCGTGGTACCCGCAGCCCGGCCCGCCGCCGGCGCCCGCACCCGGTGTCGTCCCGGGCAATCCGGCTCCGGTGAGCGCCCCGGCCGCGCCGGCGGCGCCCGCGCCCGCAGCGCCGTCCGGTCCGCTGTTGCCGGCCGAGGCAGGAGGCTGA
- a CDS encoding virulence factor Mce family protein, with translation MKITGTAIKLGAFSLVLLMFTAIIIVVFGQMRFDRTTGYSAVFSSASGLRPGQFVRASGVEVGKVKGVELIENGSKVKVDFSVDRSLELFDETRASIRYLNLIGDRYLELSRGESNTRMAAGGTIPIERTQPALDLDALIGGFRPVFQSLEPEKVNTIAQSIITVFQGQGGTINDILDQTASLTAALADRDQAIGEVINNLNTVLDTTVRHQQEFDDTVKNFEVLITGLKNRADPIAGSVADISDAAGTISDLLADNRPLLQSTVSKLEILNQPLVERRDELNNLLVQVPDALAIIGRSGGVYGDFFNFYACDVSLKLNGLQPGGPVRTVKVWSQPSGRCTPK, from the coding sequence ATGAAAATCACCGGTACAGCGATCAAACTCGGCGCCTTCTCGCTGGTGCTGCTCATGTTCACCGCGATCATCATCGTGGTCTTCGGTCAGATGCGCTTCGACCGCACCACCGGCTACTCGGCGGTCTTCTCCAGCGCCAGCGGTCTGCGGCCCGGGCAGTTCGTCCGAGCCTCGGGCGTCGAAGTCGGCAAGGTCAAGGGTGTCGAGCTGATCGAGAACGGCTCCAAGGTCAAGGTCGACTTCAGCGTGGACCGGTCGCTGGAACTGTTCGACGAGACCAGGGCCTCGATCCGGTACCTGAACCTGATCGGCGACCGCTATCTGGAGCTTTCGCGCGGTGAGAGCAACACCAGAATGGCTGCGGGCGGGACGATCCCGATCGAGCGGACCCAGCCGGCGCTCGACCTGGACGCGCTGATCGGCGGCTTCCGCCCGGTGTTCCAGTCCCTGGAGCCGGAGAAGGTCAACACCATCGCGCAGTCGATCATCACGGTCTTCCAAGGGCAGGGCGGCACCATCAACGACATCCTCGACCAGACGGCGTCGCTGACCGCGGCGCTGGCCGACCGGGACCAGGCCATCGGCGAGGTGATCAACAACCTCAACACGGTGCTGGACACCACGGTGCGCCACCAGCAGGAGTTCGACGACACGGTGAAGAACTTCGAGGTGCTCATCACCGGACTGAAGAATCGTGCGGATCCGATCGCCGGCTCGGTGGCCGACATCAGCGACGCCGCCGGCACGATCAGCGACCTGCTCGCCGACAACCGGCCCCTGCTGCAGAGCACGGTCAGCAAGCTGGAGATCCTGAACCAGCCCCTGGTCGAACGGCGCGACGAACTCAACAACCTGCTGGTGCAGGTCCCCGACGCGCTGGCCATCATCGGCCGGTCGGGCGGTGTGTACGGTGACTTCTTCAACTTCTACGCCTGCGATGTCTCCTTGAAGCTCAACGGATTACAGCCGGGCGGGCCGGTCCGCACCGTGAAGGTCTGGAGCCAGCCCTCGGGTAGGTGCACGCCGAAATGA
- a CDS encoding virulence factor Mce family protein produces the protein MKKWTTLVRRSVALSAAALVLTSCGSWKGISNVPLPGGPGTGSERTTIYVQMPDTLALNVNSRVRVADVYVGRVRSIELRNWVATLTLDLEPNIALPKNTLAKIGQTSLLGSQHVQLDLPPDPSPRKLETGDTIPLQNASAFPTTERVLASIASILTGGGVANLETIQTEVYNVLNGRADEIRTFLGQLDTFTAELNQQRADITRAIDSTNRLLSIVAQRNETLDAVLTEFPPLIQHFAETRDLFADAVESLGRISNAAVDTLEPANDDIRTNLANLQRPLRELGKSGPYLLGALKVFLTAPYSIENVPKAIRGDYINVSLMVDLTLSAIDNGFFSGTGVSGMLRALEQAWGRDPNTMIPDVRFTPNPNSAPNGPLIERSE, from the coding sequence ATGAAGAAGTGGACCACACTGGTGCGCCGCTCCGTCGCGCTGTCGGCGGCCGCGCTCGTGCTCACGTCGTGCGGGTCGTGGAAGGGCATCTCGAATGTGCCGTTGCCGGGCGGACCCGGCACCGGTTCGGAGCGCACCACCATCTACGTCCAGATGCCGGACACGCTCGCGCTGAACGTGAACAGCCGGGTGCGGGTGGCCGACGTCTACGTCGGCCGGGTGCGTTCCATCGAGCTGCGGAACTGGGTCGCCACCCTGACCTTGGATCTGGAGCCGAACATCGCGCTGCCGAAGAACACGCTGGCCAAGATCGGACAGACCAGCCTGCTCGGTTCCCAGCACGTTCAGCTGGACCTGCCGCCGGACCCGTCGCCGCGCAAGCTCGAGACCGGCGACACGATCCCGCTGCAGAACGCGTCGGCGTTCCCGACCACCGAGCGGGTGCTGGCCAGCATCGCGTCGATCCTGACCGGCGGTGGGGTGGCGAACCTGGAGACGATCCAGACCGAGGTCTACAACGTACTCAACGGCCGAGCCGATGAGATCAGGACCTTCCTCGGCCAGCTCGACACGTTCACCGCCGAGCTGAACCAGCAGCGCGCGGACATCACGCGGGCCATCGACTCGACGAACCGGCTGCTGTCGATCGTCGCCCAGCGCAACGAGACCCTCGACGCGGTGCTGACCGAGTTCCCGCCGCTGATCCAGCATTTCGCGGAGACCCGGGATCTGTTCGCCGACGCCGTCGAATCGCTCGGCCGCATCAGCAACGCCGCCGTAGACACGCTCGAGCCGGCCAACGACGACATCAGGACCAATCTGGCCAACCTGCAGCGGCCGCTGCGCGAGCTGGGCAAGTCCGGGCCGTACCTGCTCGGCGCGCTGAAGGTGTTCCTCACCGCGCCCTACAGCATCGAGAACGTGCCCAAGGCGATCCGCGGCGACTACATCAACGTGTCGCTGATGGTCGATCTGACGTTGTCGGCGATCGACAACGGGTTCTTCTCCGGCACCGGCGTCTCGGGCATGCTGCGCGCGCTGGAGCAGGCGTGGGGTCGTGACCCGAACACGATGATCCCGGATGTGCGCTTCACACCGAACCCGAACTCGGCGCCGAACGGGCCTCTCATCGAGAGGAGTGAGTGA
- a CDS encoding MCE family protein, which produces MLTRFVKIQLIIFTILTVVALGVLGIYYLRLPSLAGLGEYKLYAQLERSGGLYPTGNVTYRGTQIGKVTEVEPTETGARVTMSIGNEYKIPADVSANVHSVSAIGEQYLDLVSESGTDQYLSPGQTITESSVPAEVGPALDAANKGLAVLPKEKIDALLTETATAVGGLGPALQRLVDSTTNVAEGFRDNLPQVNDIINNAAPILESQVTSGDAIEQWSRNLNVIAAQAAEQDPALRSGLQQAAPTLDQVTTVFSDVRDSLPQTLANLAVVNDMLKRYNKGIEQTLVIYPQGGSLLQMGSIFEDGGLLHFGLSINQPPPCLTGFLPASEWRSPADTSTAPLPSGTYCKIPKDFQGNVVRGARNYPCADVPGKRAATPKECRSDEPYVPLGTNPWYGDPNQILPCPAPGARCDQRVAPGQVIPAPSVNNGMNPLPADQLPPPQSAAPSSDPVSRPGSGTVRCSGQQPNPCTYTPAQGPPGTTAGYSPSSGEVVGPDGVRYNVSNSSNPGDDGWKEMLAPAG; this is translated from the coding sequence ATGCTGACCCGCTTCGTCAAGATCCAGCTGATCATCTTCACGATCCTCACCGTGGTCGCGCTGGGCGTGCTCGGGATCTACTACCTGCGCCTGCCCAGCCTCGCCGGGCTCGGCGAGTACAAGCTGTACGCGCAGCTGGAGCGCTCCGGCGGCCTGTACCCGACCGGCAACGTCACCTACCGCGGCACCCAGATCGGCAAGGTCACCGAGGTCGAGCCGACCGAGACCGGCGCGCGGGTGACGATGAGCATCGGCAACGAGTACAAGATTCCCGCCGATGTAAGCGCCAACGTGCACTCGGTGTCGGCGATCGGTGAGCAGTACCTGGACCTGGTCTCCGAGAGTGGCACCGACCAGTACCTCAGCCCAGGCCAGACCATCACCGAGAGCTCGGTCCCGGCCGAGGTGGGTCCGGCGCTGGACGCCGCCAACAAGGGCTTGGCGGTGCTGCCGAAGGAGAAGATCGACGCGCTGCTCACCGAGACGGCGACCGCGGTCGGCGGGCTGGGTCCCGCGCTGCAGCGGCTCGTCGACTCGACGACGAACGTCGCCGAGGGGTTCCGCGACAACCTGCCCCAGGTCAACGACATCATCAACAACGCCGCCCCGATCCTGGAGAGCCAGGTGACCTCCGGAGACGCGATCGAGCAGTGGTCGCGCAACCTCAACGTCATCGCCGCCCAGGCCGCCGAGCAGGATCCCGCGCTGCGCAGCGGCCTGCAGCAGGCCGCGCCCACCCTGGATCAGGTGACCACGGTGTTCAGCGACGTGCGGGATTCGCTGCCCCAGACGCTGGCGAATCTGGCCGTGGTCAACGACATGCTCAAGCGGTACAACAAGGGCATCGAGCAGACGCTGGTGATCTACCCGCAGGGCGGGTCCCTGCTGCAGATGGGATCGATCTTCGAGGACGGCGGTCTGCTCCACTTCGGTCTGTCGATCAACCAGCCGCCGCCGTGTCTGACCGGCTTCCTGCCGGCCTCGGAATGGCGCTCGCCGGCCGACACCAGCACGGCGCCGCTGCCGTCCGGCACCTACTGCAAGATCCCGAAGGACTTCCAGGGCAACGTGGTGCGCGGCGCCCGCAACTACCCGTGCGCCGACGTGCCGGGCAAGCGGGCGGCGACGCCGAAGGAGTGCCGCAGCGACGAGCCCTACGTGCCGCTGGGCACCAACCCCTGGTACGGCGACCCGAACCAGATCCTGCCGTGCCCGGCCCCCGGTGCGCGGTGCGACCAGCGGGTGGCCCCGGGGCAGGTGATCCCGGCGCCGTCGGTGAACAACGGGATGAACCCGCTGCCTGCCGATCAACTGCCCCCACCGCAGTCGGCCGCGCCGAGCAGCGATCCGGTCAGCCGGCCGGGCTCGGGTACGGTCAGGTGCAGCGGTCAACAACCCAACCCGTGCACCTACACTCCTGCGCAGGGGCCGCCCGGCACCACCGCTGGGTACAGCCCGAGCAGTGGCGAGGTGGTGGGGCCTGACGGTGTCAGGTACAACGTGAGCAATTCGAGCAACCCAGGAGACGACGGATGGAAGGAGATGCTGGCACCAGCCGGCTGA